Proteins encoded by one window of Filimonas effusa:
- a CDS encoding M48 family metallopeptidase, with protein MLHNNTPGLWFQGQYAQPKAVKLLLFNDKVNLYASETEEFLAAFAIKDCRIATEGVPVAGGSAFWLPDQSLDGERRAIWHKIYVSADASGYLLLNEANAITGFLLTAIQNKNQPILGRLRRSGPLLLLTGIFAAVVIFCYFLFTALIPAMGLRLISVQQETALGHTLFKSTVNANIIDTQASRIAQDFAGQLPLSKQYAIRVYVVEDKTVNAFALPGGIIVIHSGIIHSMGSYEELAALLGHEVTHINDRHSLRSMLQSFSFSALLSVITGDASGLTGVLASNAAQLESLSYSRKLETDADEKSMELLQASGINPEGMIRLMKRLQAEEHGGAIAFLSSHPLTSARIEHAAAFIKKHAGESYPVNTSLQQCWRQLKSGGTSF; from the coding sequence ATGCTTCATAACAATACACCGGGTTTATGGTTTCAGGGGCAATATGCGCAGCCTAAAGCGGTGAAGCTGCTGTTGTTCAACGATAAAGTAAATCTTTATGCGTCGGAAACAGAGGAGTTCCTGGCGGCCTTTGCCATAAAAGACTGCCGTATTGCTACTGAGGGAGTACCTGTTGCGGGAGGTTCGGCTTTCTGGTTGCCTGATCAAAGTTTAGATGGTGAAAGGCGGGCCATATGGCATAAGATATATGTTTCGGCTGATGCATCGGGATACCTGTTGCTTAACGAAGCCAATGCCATCACCGGCTTTTTGTTAACGGCGATTCAAAACAAGAACCAGCCTATCCTGGGCCGTTTGCGCCGTTCGGGGCCGTTGTTGTTGTTAACGGGCATTTTTGCGGCTGTGGTGATCTTCTGTTATTTTCTTTTTACTGCGCTCATTCCGGCGATGGGGTTGCGGTTAATTTCCGTTCAGCAGGAGACGGCGCTTGGCCATACGTTGTTTAAGTCGACTGTCAACGCCAATATCATAGATACGCAGGCAAGCCGTATAGCACAGGATTTTGCGGGGCAGCTGCCGTTAAGCAAGCAATATGCTATCAGGGTATATGTAGTGGAAGATAAAACAGTCAATGCATTTGCTTTGCCCGGAGGTATTATTGTTATTCATTCGGGGATCATTCACAGCATGGGAAGTTATGAAGAGCTTGCGGCGTTGCTGGGGCATGAGGTAACACATATCAATGACCGTCATAGCTTACGGTCGATGCTCCAGTCGTTTTCTTTTTCGGCTTTATTGTCGGTGATCACTGGTGATGCTTCGGGGCTTACCGGTGTGCTGGCGTCGAATGCGGCGCAGCTGGAATCGCTATCGTATTCGAGGAAGCTGGAAACAGATGCTGATGAAAAAAGCATGGAGTTGTTGCAGGCGAGTGGTATTAATCCCGAGGGGATGATACGGTTGATGAAGCGGTTGCAGGCGGAGGAGCATGGCGGCGCTATTGCCTTTTTAAGTTCGCATCCGCTTACATCGGCACGAATTGAACATGCGGCTGCTTTTATAAAAAAGCATGCGGGAGAAAGTTACCCGGTAAATACATCGCTGCAACAGTGCTGGCGGCAGCTTAAAAGCGGCGGGACCAGTTTTTGA
- a CDS encoding M28 family peptidase — MKKALLILVAFPVLTYAQSRKQKKAQAKADLEIVTNLRVHISYLADDKLGGRRAGSDGELLAMQYISEQFSKAGLVPRGVRAFEQPFQIRPGKQFSQGGNMLKVNDQALVPGEDFFPLPYSATATMEGSASPSLREKGEPWFWDLKEAFDENKDNPHFDALAAIHHEASIAARKGAKALFIINTGLPSNDVSFNKRDTLAAMTLPVVYITSAAAKRYFPDLTTSYALDLRVKIEDPVRTGHNVIGFINNNAAHTVILGAHYDHLGLGEDGNSLDGEGAIHNGADDNASGTAALLELARLLKSAAYKKNNYLFIAFSGEELGLLGSKYWLENHSADIVPNYMINMDMIGRYDSHRSLTIGGYGSSPQWGGLLKGITDHSLSIRFDSSGAGPSDHAAFYHKGVPVLFFFTNSHEDYHKASDDADKINYEGALSIVKYIQEVVAATDNAGKLSFARTKDPEVGSVNLPVTLGIMPDYAFTGTGVRVDGIGKGKLAERTGLKTGDIVFQLGDQRFTDVVSYMQTLRTFKKGDTTQLHIKRGQEEKVFDIQF, encoded by the coding sequence ATGAAAAAGGCGTTGCTTATCCTGGTAGCATTTCCTGTTCTCACATATGCTCAAAGCCGTAAACAGAAAAAAGCGCAGGCCAAAGCTGACCTGGAAATTGTGACCAACCTGCGGGTGCATATTTCTTACCTGGCAGATGATAAACTTGGGGGCCGGCGTGCGGGTTCGGACGGAGAGCTTCTGGCTATGCAGTACATCAGCGAGCAATTTAGCAAGGCAGGGTTAGTGCCCAGGGGTGTACGGGCATTTGAGCAGCCCTTCCAGATAAGGCCGGGTAAACAGTTTTCACAGGGGGGCAATATGCTGAAGGTGAACGACCAGGCGCTTGTACCGGGTGAGGACTTCTTTCCCCTACCCTACTCTGCCACGGCGACCATGGAGGGATCGGCTTCGCCATCGCTGCGCGAAAAGGGTGAGCCCTGGTTCTGGGATCTGAAAGAAGCTTTTGACGAAAACAAGGACAATCCACATTTTGATGCATTGGCAGCTATTCACCATGAGGCTTCAATAGCTGCACGTAAGGGGGCGAAAGCATTGTTCATTATCAATACGGGGCTGCCATCCAATGATGTAAGCTTTAATAAAAGAGATACCCTGGCGGCCATGACGCTTCCGGTAGTTTATATTACCAGCGCTGCCGCCAAGCGTTATTTCCCGGACCTGACCACTTCGTATGCGCTTGACCTGCGGGTGAAAATAGAAGACCCGGTGCGTACGGGGCACAATGTAATTGGGTTTATCAATAACAATGCTGCTCATACTGTTATACTGGGGGCGCATTATGACCACCTGGGGCTGGGAGAAGACGGCAATAGTCTTGACGGTGAAGGGGCAATACATAACGGGGCTGATGACAATGCCAGCGGCACTGCGGCGCTGCTGGAGCTGGCGCGGTTATTAAAGTCTGCCGCTTACAAAAAGAACAATTACCTGTTCATTGCTTTTTCGGGTGAAGAACTGGGTTTACTAGGTTCGAAATACTGGCTTGAAAATCATTCCGCCGATATTGTTCCCAACTATATGATCAATATGGATATGATTGGCCGTTATGATAGCCACCGGTCGCTTACCATAGGTGGATATGGCAGTTCGCCACAGTGGGGCGGGTTGCTGAAAGGTATTACGGATCATTCTCTTTCTATCCGTTTTGACAGCAGCGGGGCGGGGCCAAGTGATCATGCTGCTTTCTATCATAAAGGTGTTCCTGTATTATTCTTTTTTACGAACAGTCATGAAGACTATCATAAGGCCAGCGACGATGCCGACAAGATCAATTACGAGGGAGCGCTTTCCATTGTAAAATATATACAGGAGGTGGTTGCCGCTACTGACAATGCGGGTAAATTATCTTTTGCGCGGACGAAAGATCCCGAGGTGGGCAGTGTTAATCTTCCGGTAACGTTGGGGATTATGCCTGATTATGCTTTCACCGGCACAGGTGTTCGTGTAGATGGCATCGGCAAGGGGAAACTGGCTGAACGCACGGGATTGAAAACGGGAGATATTGTTTTTCAACTGGGCGACCAACGCTTCACCGATGTCGTGAGTTACATGCAAACATTACGTACCTTTAAAAAAGGAGACACTACGCAGCTGCATATCAAAAGAGGCCAGGAAGAAAAAGTATTCGACATTCAATTTTAA
- a CDS encoding IPExxxVDY family protein: MKLKLNIDELTEDFFTDTRLLGITATIKNYQFCWQLNHMLGYSFRLNPEIEIHLRKKERSYYFPVYQHEVRNSFLNHYLYRNHCDGEYLLPEFRHMDFLWLIKGDCIEEEHCRQMIQSIKSIGGVQMVAELTNEKIKNKGHLIF; encoded by the coding sequence GTGAAGCTGAAACTCAACATAGACGAACTTACTGAAGACTTTTTTACGGATACCAGGCTGTTAGGCATCACTGCGACCATCAAGAACTACCAGTTTTGCTGGCAGCTTAATCATATGCTGGGTTATAGTTTCCGATTGAATCCTGAAATAGAAATACACCTGCGTAAAAAAGAGCGCAGTTATTATTTTCCTGTTTACCAGCACGAGGTGCGGAACAGTTTTCTCAATCATTATCTTTATCGCAATCACTGCGATGGTGAGTATTTGTTACCTGAATTCAGGCATATGGATTTTCTATGGCTGATAAAGGGCGACTGTATTGAAGAAGAGCATTGCCGGCAGATGATCCAAAGTATTAAAAGTATTGGCGGTGTTCAGATGGTGGCGGAGCTCACCAATGAGAAAATAAAGAATAAGGGGCACCTGATATTTTAA
- the rho gene encoding transcription termination factor Rho, protein MYDILQLNDMLVPELLDIAEQLKVTNAKKLDKQELIYKILDKQAVMASEKKEDVTPEKGKRKRIVKANTTNTTEEAEVMTEAPVAEKEKAPSDQAKKRTRKSTKIAEPVAAEHPEEAADEEEVKDVKEAKAPITVHKTKPSPEALAKLHEEMTEDETASMLALAEMIAPQQLVDNPSPRAAQYPSKKEAGFNIEFDGIIQAEGVLEMMPDGYGFLRSSDYNYLSSPDDVYVSPSQIKLFGLKTGDTVCGSVRPPKEGEKYFALLKVETINGKGPDEVRDRVPFDYLTPLFPYEKLNLFTTPSNYSTRIIDLFAPIGKGQRGLIVAQPKVGKTVLLKEVANAIAANHPEVYLMVVLIDERPEEVTDMERSVRAEVIASTFDEPAEKHVKVSTIALQKAKRLVECGHDVVILLDSITRLARAHNTVAPASGKVLSGGVEANAMQKPKQFFGAARKIEHGGSLTILATALIETGSKMDEVIFEEFKGTGNMELQLDRRLANRRIFPAIDLVSSSTRRDDLLLEKDVLQRMNLLRLFLNDMNTEEAMNELLKRMRGTKSNEEFLASMNR, encoded by the coding sequence ATGTATGACATTTTGCAATTGAACGACATGCTGGTCCCAGAGTTGCTGGATATTGCAGAGCAACTAAAGGTGACAAATGCCAAAAAACTAGACAAACAGGAGCTGATTTACAAGATATTAGATAAACAAGCTGTTATGGCAAGCGAGAAAAAAGAAGATGTTACCCCGGAAAAAGGAAAGCGCAAGAGAATAGTGAAAGCTAACACTACCAATACCACCGAAGAAGCAGAAGTAATGACAGAAGCCCCGGTAGCAGAAAAAGAAAAAGCACCATCCGACCAGGCTAAAAAACGTACACGTAAATCTACAAAAATAGCAGAACCGGTAGCAGCAGAGCATCCCGAAGAAGCAGCCGACGAAGAAGAGGTGAAAGACGTAAAAGAGGCAAAAGCACCTATTACAGTCCACAAAACAAAACCCTCTCCCGAAGCACTGGCTAAGCTCCACGAAGAAATGACCGAAGATGAAACAGCAAGTATGCTCGCTTTGGCCGAAATGATCGCTCCGCAACAACTCGTCGATAACCCCAGCCCCCGCGCTGCGCAGTATCCTTCAAAGAAAGAAGCCGGCTTTAACATAGAATTCGACGGTATTATTCAGGCAGAAGGCGTATTGGAAATGATGCCCGACGGCTATGGCTTCCTCCGCTCTTCAGATTATAACTACCTCTCTTCTCCCGACGACGTTTATGTTTCTCCTTCACAGATAAAACTGTTTGGCCTCAAAACCGGCGACACCGTTTGCGGCTCCGTTCGCCCGCCAAAAGAAGGTGAAAAATATTTCGCACTGCTGAAAGTAGAAACCATCAATGGTAAAGGACCCGATGAAGTCCGCGATCGCGTTCCATTCGATTACCTGACGCCATTATTCCCCTACGAAAAACTGAACTTATTCACTACCCCTTCCAACTATAGCACACGCATCATCGACCTGTTCGCTCCTATCGGTAAAGGACAGCGTGGCCTGATCGTGGCTCAACCTAAAGTTGGTAAAACAGTATTACTGAAAGAAGTGGCAAACGCTATCGCAGCCAACCACCCCGAAGTATACCTCATGGTAGTGCTTATCGATGAACGCCCCGAAGAGGTGACCGATATGGAACGCAGCGTAAGAGCAGAAGTAATCGCCTCTACCTTCGACGAACCGGCAGAAAAACACGTTAAGGTCTCTACCATCGCCTTACAAAAGGCAAAACGCCTCGTAGAATGCGGCCACGACGTAGTTATCCTGCTCGATTCTATCACCCGTCTGGCCAGGGCCCACAACACTGTTGCCCCTGCCTCCGGTAAAGTATTATCAGGCGGGGTCGAAGCTAACGCAATGCAGAAACCAAAACAATTCTTCGGCGCTGCACGTAAAATTGAACACGGTGGATCCTTAACCATCCTCGCAACAGCACTTATCGAAACAGGCTCTAAAATGGATGAGGTCATCTTTGAAGAATTCAAAGGTACCGGTAACATGGAATTACAACTCGACCGCCGCCTCGCTAACAGACGTATCTTCCCCGCTATCGACCTCGTATCTTCTTCTACTCGCCGCGATGACCTGCTGCTCGAAAAAGACGTTCTGCAACGCATGAACCTTTTAAGATTATTCTTAAACGATATGAATACCGAAGAAGCAATGAACGAATTGCTGAAACGTATGCGCGGCACAAAAAGCAACGAAGAGTTCCTCGCAAGCATGAACAGGTAA
- a CDS encoding 4a-hydroxytetrahydrobiopterin dehydratase produces MWTENNNQLCRTFRFKDFSEAFAFMTRVALAAEKMDHHPNWSNSYHTVDIKLNTHDAGDVITEKDRELARKIDALL; encoded by the coding sequence ATGTGGACCGAAAACAATAATCAATTATGCCGGACCTTCCGGTTCAAGGATTTTTCCGAGGCGTTTGCGTTTATGACCAGGGTAGCGCTGGCTGCGGAAAAGATGGATCATCATCCCAACTGGAGTAATAGTTATCATACTGTTGATATAAAGTTAAACACGCATGATGCCGGTGATGTTATCACGGAAAAAGACCGTGAACTGGCCCGGAAAATAGACGCACTGTTGTAA